In Bdellovibrionales bacterium, the following proteins share a genomic window:
- a CDS encoding response regulator — MSEPASENSGTKEYILIAEDSPPNRKILAHLLKKLDYEVIECVDGQEAWDKHLKENKINLVAILSDIMMPNLDGIGLLKRVREQSSCKEVPFVLITAVSDKDYIVQAKNLNVNGYILKPVTFQRVTSKLKELFPTKIFPQIAS, encoded by the coding sequence ATGTCAGAGCCAGCTTCTGAAAACAGCGGCACCAAAGAATACATCCTTATCGCTGAAGACTCTCCTCCAAACCGAAAGATACTGGCTCACCTTTTAAAAAAGCTCGACTACGAAGTCATCGAGTGCGTGGACGGCCAGGAGGCCTGGGACAAGCATCTCAAAGAAAACAAAATAAATCTAGTGGCCATCTTATCAGATATTATGATGCCAAATCTGGATGGAATAGGTCTCCTCAAGCGTGTTCGAGAGCAGTCTTCCTGCAAAGAAGTTCCGTTCGTGCTGATCACGGCGGTATCCGACAAGGATTACATCGTGCAAGCAAAAAATCTAAATGTAAACGGCTATATATTGAAACCAGTCACCTTCCAACGGGTCACATCAAAATTGAAGGAGCTATTTCCAACAAAGATATTTCCGCAGATTGCTAGCTAA
- a CDS encoding HDOD domain-containing protein translates to MGAAPKLSQDYLISKLDELPTLPTIVYELSQVIGDPMSSTSDVEDIMKNDQSLTTKVLRLVNSAYYAIPGGVSNLARAIAYIGFDTVHQLVLSASIINALDVKDSNGFDLTQFWTHSVGVGIAAEAIAKNIRMPIPADLFTCGLVHDMGKVALLSISKDSLVSITQKAKAESLTYLDAEKLLGIPEHTNIGKLLGEKWRLPQQIQAGAQFHHQENPKMRGGISADLSKTVDVIYLANLLVHALKFGNSGHTKILNLPGEVIKRLAIDPHEGLKELIKEIKQSLEKASDFIKVIGEA, encoded by the coding sequence ATGGGTGCAGCACCAAAACTAAGCCAAGACTATCTCATATCAAAGCTAGATGAGCTTCCCACTCTCCCCACTATCGTCTATGAATTGAGCCAAGTCATCGGCGATCCCATGTCTTCCACATCCGATGTGGAAGACATTATGAAAAATGATCAGAGTTTGACCACAAAAGTTCTCAGACTCGTAAATTCGGCCTATTATGCGATCCCTGGAGGCGTGAGCAATCTTGCTCGTGCGATTGCCTACATTGGATTTGATACCGTCCATCAGTTGGTTTTGTCAGCTTCCATTATCAATGCTCTTGATGTCAAAGATTCCAATGGGTTTGATCTGACCCAGTTTTGGACTCATTCCGTCGGTGTTGGAATCGCTGCTGAAGCCATCGCAAAAAATATTCGAATGCCAATCCCAGCAGATCTTTTTACTTGCGGACTCGTGCACGACATGGGAAAGGTCGCACTCCTTTCTATCAGCAAGGATTCGCTTGTCTCAATCACTCAGAAGGCCAAGGCCGAGTCTCTTACCTATTTGGACGCAGAAAAGCTTTTGGGTATTCCAGAACACACAAACATCGGAAAGCTCCTCGGCGAAAAATGGCGTCTGCCCCAGCAAATACAAGCAGGAGCGCAATTTCACCACCAAGAAAATCCAAAGATGCGAGGCGGGATCTCAGCTGATTTGAGCAAAACTGTAGACGTCATCTACCTAGCCAATCTTCTTGTTCATGCTTTGAAGTTTGGGAATAGCGGTCACACAAAAATTCTTAACTTGCCTGGAGAAGTCATTAAGAGACTTGCTATTGATCCTCATGAAGGACTTAAAGAACTTATCAAGGAGATCAAGCAGAGCCTTGAAAAAGCATCGGATTTTATCAAAGTGATCGGAGAGGCATAA